The Miscanthus floridulus cultivar M001 chromosome 7, ASM1932011v1, whole genome shotgun sequence genome includes a region encoding these proteins:
- the LOC136464506 gene encoding laccase-21-like: MGVSRMPAIWVLLLGAVFTFGVAVSPAEASRSHRHYDFVIKKADYTRLCQRKSILTVNGQFPGPTIYARKGDVVTVTVHNHGDKNITIHWHGVDQPRNPWSDGPEFITQCPIQPGDNFTYKIILSWEEGTLWWHAHSDFDRNTVHGAIVIRPRRGTTYPFKKPHKEIPIFLGEWWKSDLRQVLADALRTGSEFNASDANTINGQPGDLFPCSRDGTFKLPVEDGKTYMLRLINAVFTYESFFSVAGHSLTVVGTDGSYVKPFSVDYIFIAPGQTVTALLTADRASRGLRNARYYMAARPLLPNNPFVIFNNSTATAVLEYADDAAAPDPEFPVLPAINDSAAADAYTSRLRSLASEEHPVNVPRHVQEHMLVTLAVNLIACSPDEHCQGPRGNRLGASLNNVSFEAPRHANILDAYYHKVRGLHTTDFPSNPPLLFNFTGDVPPELWLTKRGTKVKVLEYGTTVEVVLQNTAILGSDSHPMHLHGFSFYVVGTGSGNFDRHRDPAGYNLVDPPYQNTVAVPSFGWSAIRFRAENPGVWFMHCHIERHMAWGMDTVFIVKDGNVPEANMLPPPPGMPRC, encoded by the exons ATGGGCGTCAGTAGGATGCCGGCGATCTGGGTACTACTACTAGGTGCGGTTTTTACGTTTGGTGTTGCAGTCAGCCCAGCTGAAGCGTCCAGGTCTCATCGTCACTACGATTTCGTC ATAAAGAAAGCTGACTACACCAGGCTCTGCCAGCGGAAGAGCATCCTCACCGTGAACGGCCAGTTCCCCGGGCCAACCATCTACGCGCGCAAGGGCGACGTCGTCACCGTCACCGTTCACAACCATGGCGATAAAAACATAACAATCCATTG GCACGGCGTGGACCAGCCGCGGAACCCGTGGTCCGACGGGCCGGAGTTCATCACGCAGTGCCCCATCCAGCCCGGCGACAACTTCACCTACAAGATCATCCTCTCCTGGGAAGAAGGCACGCTGTGGTGGCACGCGCACAGCGATTTCGACCGGAACACCGTGCACGGCGCCATCGTCATCCGCCCCAGGCGCGGCACTACCTACCCGTTCAAGAAACCGCACAAGGAGATACCAATCTTCCTTG GTGAGTGGTGGAAGAGCGACCTCCGGCAGGTGCTGGCCGACGCGCTCCGGACCGGCAGCGAGTTCAACGCATCCGACGCGAACACCATCAACGGCCAGCCAGGCGACCTGTTCCCGTGCTCCAGGGACGGCACGTTCAAGCTTCCCGTCGAGGACGGCAAGACGTACATGCTCCGCCTCATCAACGCGGTGTTCACCTACGAGTCCTTCTTCAGCGTCGCCGGGCACAGCCTCACCGTGGTCGGCACCGACGGCTCCTATGTGAAGCCGTTCTCCGTGGACTACATCTTCATCGCGCCGGGGCAGACGGTGACCGCTCTGCTCACGGCCGACCGCGCCTCGCGTGGGCTGCGGAACGCCCGGTACTACATGGCCGCGCGGCCGCTGTTGCCGAACAACCCGTTCGTCATCTTCAACAACAGCACCGCCACTGCCGTGCTGGAGTACGCCGACGACGCGGCGGCACCGGACCCGGAGTTCCCCGTCCTGCCGGCCATCAACGACAGCGCGGCGGCGGACGCGTACACGTCGCGCCTACGGTCGCTCGCCAGCGAGGAGCACCCGGTGAACGTGCCTCGCCACGTCCAGGAGCACATGCTCGTCACCCTCGCGGTGAACTTGATCGCGTGCTCGCCCGACGAGCACTGCCAGGGACCCCGTGGCAACCGCTTGGGCGCGAGCCTGAACAACGTCAGCTTCGAGGCGCCGCGGCACGCGAACATCCTCGACGCGTACTACCACAAGGTCCGTGGCCTGCACACGACCGACTTCCCCAGCAACCCGCCGCTGCTGTTCAACTTCACGGGCGACGTCCCTCCGGAGCTCTGGCTCACGAAGCGCGGCACGAAGGTGAAGGTGCTGGAGTACGGCACCACGGTGGAGGTGGTGCTGCAGAACACGGCGATCCTCGGCAGCGATAGCCACCCGATGCACCTGCACGGGTTCAGCTTCTACGTGGTGGGAACGGGTTCCGGCAACTTCGACAGACACAGGGACCCCGCCGGCTACAACTTGGTCGACCCGCCGTACCAGAACACGGTCGCTGTGCCCAGTTTCGGGTGGTCTGCGATCCGTTTCCGTGCCGAAAACCCTG GTGTGTGGTTCATGCACTGTCACATTGAACGGCACATGGCGTGGGGGATGGACACCGTTTTCATCGTGAAGGATGGGAATGTACCGGAAGCTAATATGTTGCCACCGCCTCCGGGGATGCCTAGGTGTTGA